The following are encoded in a window of Ruminiclostridium herbifermentans genomic DNA:
- a CDS encoding DUF6809 family protein, whose product MKKERMKHVKSILEELYGGTIYPDELIISRDPEYRPLNKKISGTMDMWKNKLSEHDFHELEKLLDLRSQVDSMHAEASFMYGFKLASWIMIEVMTGKGELVRNED is encoded by the coding sequence TTGAAAAAGGAAAGGATGAAGCATGTGAAAAGCATTTTAGAAGAACTCTATGGCGGTACGATTTATCCAGATGAATTAATCATTTCAAGAGACCCGGAATATCGCCCATTAAACAAAAAAATATCCGGCACAATGGACATGTGGAAAAATAAGCTATCTGAACACGACTTTCATGAGCTTGAAAAATTATTGGACTTACGCTCCCAAGTGGACTCCATGCATGCCGAAGCATCCTTTATGTATGGTTTTAAGCTTGCCTCATGGATTATGATTGAAGTGATGACCGGAAAGGGGGAGCTTGTACGTAATGAAGATTAA
- a CDS encoding membrane lipoprotein lipid attachment site-containing protein, translated as MKKLIIIFIFAFTLTGCSYMANTSSRLKDQNDINLPNEQNNSLQVSFQDNNKNTSTEQGDKNMNLNEILQRTYATEMCFKGESQNWTANFIVEKKVMSIENKDTNIKISVFPKKNKDNDTTPIGKVQYLIETSNGKISGEKDLLENMSINIDKNTDCPLKNEKIKINIIWQGKKEIIELSNIIPDNVISPEQAFRNALNLFYKTFKHSPPINYSFFIAYDMQGRNYWQVSFDDNDGIGGKSYIYVDAITGKVGDNIVNDE; from the coding sequence ATGAAGAAATTAATAATAATCTTTATTTTTGCTTTTACATTGACAGGATGCTCGTACATGGCGAATACTTCTTCGAGACTAAAAGATCAAAACGATATAAATTTACCAAATGAGCAAAATAACTCGTTACAAGTTTCATTTCAAGATAATAATAAAAATACTTCTACAGAGCAAGGTGATAAAAATATGAATCTTAATGAAATTCTTCAAAGAACATATGCTACTGAAATGTGTTTTAAGGGTGAAAGCCAAAACTGGACAGCAAATTTTATAGTAGAAAAAAAGGTCATGTCTATTGAAAATAAAGACACCAATATTAAAATTAGTGTGTTTCCTAAAAAAAATAAAGATAATGACACTACTCCCATTGGAAAAGTACAATACCTGATTGAAACAAGCAATGGAAAAATAAGCGGTGAAAAAGATTTATTGGAAAATATGTCTATTAATATTGATAAGAATACCGATTGTCCCTTAAAAAATGAAAAAATTAAAATTAACATTATATGGCAGGGTAAAAAGGAAATTATTGAATTATCAAATATAATACCTGATAATGTGATTTCTCCAGAGCAAGCATTTAGAAATGCGCTTAACCTTTTTTATAAAACTTTCAAACACTCTCCACCTATTAACTATAGTTTTTTTATAGCGTATGATATGCAAGGAAGAAATTATTGGCAAGTATCATTTGACGATAATGATGGAATAGGTGGGAAAAGTTATATTTATGTCGACGCAATAACCGGAAAAGTTGGCGATAATATAGTAAATGACGAATAA
- a CDS encoding ribbon-helix-helix protein, CopG family, whose product MVAKRKPGPKTDKPMDTMLRVRVDKTTLDKLDDSAKELNTSRSEVIRKGIHKIHDDLKK is encoded by the coding sequence TTGGTAGCTAAAAGGAAACCGGGGCCGAAAACAGACAAGCCTATGGATACAATGCTTCGTGTTCGTGTAGATAAGACTACACTTGATAAACTGGATGACAGCGCAAAAGAGTTAAATACTTCACGTTCAGAAGTCATCCGAAAAGGTATCCATAAGATACATGACGACCTCAAAAAATGA
- a CDS encoding DUF6061 family protein: protein MKIKACTYNSENDTLAVLTTDGMKMCILCPAIEDSLQTDIIGRSKLTWLKDNEPSTYAELLITDKLQSFLDQYAENYHLQQNTIKNQLTEHFNGDKAYAAAIAREIMMYGR from the coding sequence ATGAAGATTAAAGCTTGCACATATAATAGTGAAAACGACACTCTTGCCGTACTTACCACAGATGGTATGAAAATGTGCATTCTATGTCCAGCAATTGAGGACAGTTTACAAACGGACATTATTGGCCGCTCAAAGCTGACATGGCTTAAAGACAACGAACCCTCCACATATGCGGAACTCCTTATCACAGATAAGTTGCAGAGCTTTTTAGACCAATATGCCGAAAACTATCACCTCCAGCAGAATACTATAAAAAATCAGCTTACAGAGCATTTTAACGGCGACAAAGCTTATGCTGCCGCCATTGCGAGGGAAATCATGATGTACGGAAGATAA